The Streptomyces rubrogriseus genomic sequence AGTTCTACACCGAGGAGGGCAACTACGACCTCGTCGGCAACAACACCCCGGTGTTCTTCATCAAGGACCCGATCAAGTTCCCGGACTTCATCCACTCGCAGAAGCGCGACCCGTTCACGGGCCGTCAGGAGCCGGACAACGTCTTCGACTTCTGGGCGCACTCCCCCGAGGCGACGCACCAGATCACCTGGCTGATGGGCGACCGCGGCATCCCGGCGTCCTACCGCCACATGGACGGCTTCGGCTCGCACACCTACCAGTGGACGAACGCCAAGGGCGAGTCCTTCTTCGTCAAGTACCACTTCAAGACGGACCAGGGCATCCGCTGCCTGACCGCCGACGAGGCCGCGAAGCTCGCGGGCGAGGACCCGACCTCGCACCAGACGGACCTGGTGCAGGCGATCGAGCGGGGCGTGTACCCGTCCTGGACGCTGCACGTGCAGCTGATGCCGGTGGCCGAGGCGGCGAACTACCGCTTCAACCCGTTCGACGTGACCAAGGTGTGGCCGCACGCCGACTACCCGCTCAAGCGGGTCGGCCGGCTGGTGCTCGACCGCAACCCGGACAACGTCTTCGCGGAGGTCGAGCAGGCCGCGTTCTCGCCGAACAACTTCGTCCCCGGCATCGGTCCCTCCCCCGACAAGATGCTCCAGGGCCGCCTGTTCGCCTACGCGGACGCGCACCGCTACCGTCTGGGCGTCAACCACACCCAGCTCGCGGTGAACGCCCCGAAGGCCGTGCCCGGCGGCGCCGCCAACTACGGCCGCGACGGTCTGATGGCGGCCAACCCGCAGGGCCGGTACGCCAAGAACTACGAGCCGAACTCCTACGACGGCCCGGCCGAGACCGGCACGCCGCTGGCGGCCCCGCTCGCGGTGTCCGGCCACACCGGCACCCACGAGGCACCGCTGCACACCAAGGACGACCACTTCGTGCAGGCCGGTGCGCTGTACCGGCTGATGAGCGAGGACGAGAAGCAGCGCCTGGTCGCGAACCTCGCCGGCGGTCTGTCCCAGGTCTCGCGCAACGACGTCGTGGAGAAGAACCTCGCGCACTTCCACGCGGCCGACCCCGAGTACGGCAAGCGCGTCGAGGAGGCGGTCCGCGCCCTGCGCGAGGACTGATCCACCGGCTCGCGCACGGGACCCGGCGGGGAGGCCGGGACCGTGTGCGCGGCCCGCGCAGGCACCGAAGCGGCCCGGATGAGGGGTGACCGCCAGGTGCCGGCGCGGGCAGGGCGAGGACCGCGGCGGCCTGCGAGCCAGTGCGGTGGTGAAGGGCAAGGACGTTCCTCCTACGACCTGAGGGGAGGAACCGTCCCGGTCCGTCGCACCGCCGCGGTCCCAGCCACCCGCCTCTCGTGATCGAGAGGCCCCACATACTCCGTCCGGCGGCGCGAACGACCTGTCGCGCCCAGCCTCGCGCCGCCGGACGGGCACCACGTGAAGACGCCTCGCACCGAGAACCTTCACCGGCCGAGCAGCGCCGGATGCGGACGGTCCCGCATCCGGCGCTGCTCGGCGTTCACCGGGTGCGGATTCTCCTCCCGCGCAGCAGCCTGGAGGCATGGCAACCGCACACCCGCCCGAGCGTCCGCACATCGTCGTCCACTCCCCCGCCCTCGACGGCTCCCGCCGGGTCACCTCGGGCGAGGAGACCCTGGGCGTCGCCTCGCACGTCGACGACGTGGCCGAGCTGCTGCGGCTGGCCGACCTGTACGTGACCGACGTCGAGTCGAGCGACCTGGTCGAGTGGCAGGGCGGCGGCCCGGAGGACTGGCCGGGGCTGCACGAGCACCACGAGCACCGCGCTGACTGAACGCGCGTAGGAGTCACCCGCAGCGGGCACAACCCCGGCACAACACGGGGCGCACGGGGGTGGTGTCGTGGACGGTGGCACGGAGATCGGGTGGGAGCCGCACGAGGTCGCGCTGCTGGGCGGCGGGCCGCGGGCCGCCGTCACGGTGGCGGTGGTAGCCCTGCACCTGCTGGGCGCCGTGGAGACCGGCCCGGGCCGGACGCTGTGCGCGACGGGCCCGGAGCCGGAGGGACTGGGGCCGTTCGAGGGGACCGTCCTGGACTGCCTGCGCGAGCCGCTCACCGCCCGCGAGCTGGTCCGGCACGCCGACGTGCGGCTGGCCCTGGCCCTGACCCGCATCCCGCTCGCGGAGGACGGACTGCTGACCCACCCCTGGCTCAGGCCCACCCGGGGTGCCCGCCGGCGCGTGGCGTTCTGGCGGGAGCGGCATCCGCTGCCGGCGGTCAGGCACGGGCTGACGGACGAGGACACGCTGCTCGCGGTCGCCCTGCACGGTGATGCCGCCCTGCGCCTGCTCCTGCCCCGCTTCGCGCTGCGGACCGGACTGATGGACCCGGGCGCACCGGCCGACGGGGTGCGCTTCTCGCTGGGCCGGGGCAGGTTCCTGAGGTGGCGCGACGAGTACGAGGACTCGGTCTCGGGCGACTGGGGCGGCACGGGCCACGGGGACCATTCGGGCGGCTGCGGTTCGGGGGGCGGCGGCGGCTCGGACTGAGCGCGCGCACATGGGCTCCGTACACACGTAGGGCCCGCACACCACGGGCCCGTACACGTGGGGGCTCGCACACGTGGGGCCCGCACACGTGGGGCCCGTACACAGGTGAGAGCGGCCCGTCCCCCCGAGGAGTGGGACGGGCCGCTCTCGGCCCTGGGCGCCGGGTCCGTCAGACCTTCAGCGTCCTGACCGCGGTCGGGGCGTGCCCCGGCTCCGTGGCCACCTCCTCGAACTCCACCACGTTGGAGATGTCGTTGGTGCCCGACATCGAGATGTTGGTGACGCGCTCCAGGATCGCCTCGACGACGACCGGCACCCGGTGCTCGGCGGCCAGCTTCTTGGCCTGCTCCAGGGCCGCGCCCAGCTCGTTCGGGTCGGTCACCCGGATCGCCTTGCAACCCAGGCCCTCGGCCACCTTGACGTGGTCGACGCCGTAGACGCCCAGCTCGGGCGAGTTGATGTTCTCGAACTCCAGGTTGACCTGGAAGTCGATGTCGAACGCCCGCTGCGCCTGGCGGATCAGGCCCAGGTAGGAGTTGTTCACCAGGACGTGCACGTACGGGATCCGGTGCTGCGCGCCGACGGCCAGCTCCTCCAGCATGAACTGGAAGTCGTAGTCGCCGGAGAGCGCCACGACCTGGGCGTCCGGGTCGGCCTTGGCGACGCCGAGGGCGGCCGGGACGGTCCAGCCGAGCGGGCCGGCCTGGCCGCAGTTGATCCAGTGCCGCGGCCGGTAGACGTGCAGCATCTGGGCGCCGGCGATCTGGGAGAGGCCGATGGTGGAGACGTACCGGGTCTCCGGGCCGAAGGCCTTGTTCATCTCCTCGTAGACGCGCTGCGGCTTGATCGGGATGTCGTCGAAGTGCGTACGGCGCTGGAGGGTGGCCTTGCGCTCCTGCGCGGAGGCGGCCCACGCGGAGCGGTCGGGCAGCTTGCCGGCCGCCTTCAGCTCGCGCGCCACCTCGACGAACAGCTCCAGGGCCGCCTTGGCGTCGGAGGCGATGCCGTAGTCCGGGGCGAAGATCTTGCCGATCTGGGTCGGCTCGACGTCGACGTGGACGAACTTCCGCCCGGCGGTGTAGACGTCCAGCTTGCCGGTGTGGCGGTTGGCCCAGCGGTTGCCGATGCCGAGGACGAAGTCGGACTCCAGGAAGGTCGCGTTGCCGTAGCGGTGCGAGGTCTGGAGGCCGACCATGCCGGCGTTCAGCTCGTGGTCGTCGGGCAGCAGGCCCCAGCCCATCAGGGTCGGCACGACCGGGGTGCCGGTCAGCTCGGCGAACTCCACCAGCAGGTCGGCGGCGTCGGCGTTGATGACACCGCCGCCGGCCACGATCAGCGGCCGCTCGGCGGCGTTGAGCAGGCCGATCGCCTTCTCGATCTGGGCGCGGGTGGCGGTGGGCCGGTAGACCGGGAGCGGCTCGTAGGTCTCCGGGTCGAACTCGATCTCGGTCGTCTGGACGTCGATCGGCAGGTCGATCAGGACCGGGCCGGGACG encodes the following:
- a CDS encoding catalase translates to MSQRVLTTESGAPVADNQNSASAGIGGPLLIQDQHLIEKLARFNRERIPERVVHARGSGAYGHFEVTDDVSGFTHADFLNTVGKRTEVFLRFSTVADSLGGADAVRDPRGFALKFYTEEGNYDLVGNNTPVFFIKDPIKFPDFIHSQKRDPFTGRQEPDNVFDFWAHSPEATHQITWLMGDRGIPASYRHMDGFGSHTYQWTNAKGESFFVKYHFKTDQGIRCLTADEAAKLAGEDPTSHQTDLVQAIERGVYPSWTLHVQLMPVAEAANYRFNPFDVTKVWPHADYPLKRVGRLVLDRNPDNVFAEVEQAAFSPNNFVPGIGPSPDKMLQGRLFAYADAHRYRLGVNHTQLAVNAPKAVPGGAANYGRDGLMAANPQGRYAKNYEPNSYDGPAETGTPLAAPLAVSGHTGTHEAPLHTKDDHFVQAGALYRLMSEDEKQRLVANLAGGLSQVSRNDVVEKNLAHFHAADPEYGKRVEEAVRALRED
- a CDS encoding TIGR04222 domain-containing membrane protein; its protein translation is MDGGTEIGWEPHEVALLGGGPRAAVTVAVVALHLLGAVETGPGRTLCATGPEPEGLGPFEGTVLDCLREPLTARELVRHADVRLALALTRIPLAEDGLLTHPWLRPTRGARRRVAFWRERHPLPAVRHGLTDEDTLLAVALHGDAALRLLLPRFALRTGLMDPGAPADGVRFSLGRGRFLRWRDEYEDSVSGDWGGTGHGDHSGGCGSGGGGGSD
- the gcl gene encoding glyoxylate carboligase; this encodes MARMTAARAAVEILKREGVTDAFGVPGAAINPFYAALKASGGVQHTLARHVEGASHMAEGYTRTHPGNIGVCIGTSGPAGTDMITGLYSAIGDSIPILCITGQAPTAVIHKEDFQAVDIASIAKPVTKMAVTVLEAAQVPGVFQQAFHLMRSGRPGPVLIDLPIDVQTTEIEFDPETYEPLPVYRPTATRAQIEKAIGLLNAAERPLIVAGGGVINADAADLLVEFAELTGTPVVPTLMGWGLLPDDHELNAGMVGLQTSHRYGNATFLESDFVLGIGNRWANRHTGKLDVYTAGRKFVHVDVEPTQIGKIFAPDYGIASDAKAALELFVEVARELKAAGKLPDRSAWAASAQERKATLQRRTHFDDIPIKPQRVYEEMNKAFGPETRYVSTIGLSQIAGAQMLHVYRPRHWINCGQAGPLGWTVPAALGVAKADPDAQVVALSGDYDFQFMLEELAVGAQHRIPYVHVLVNNSYLGLIRQAQRAFDIDFQVNLEFENINSPELGVYGVDHVKVAEGLGCKAIRVTDPNELGAALEQAKKLAAEHRVPVVVEAILERVTNISMSGTNDISNVVEFEEVATEPGHAPTAVRTLKV